A single Acropora palmata chromosome 5, jaAcrPala1.3, whole genome shotgun sequence DNA region contains:
- the LOC141880905 gene encoding cytochrome c oxidase subunit NDUFA4-like, which produces MVLSVIRKAPEVIPLVVIVGGACTAGIGFTIRQAVKNPDASWDRKNNQHPWLNIKANEQVKLYSHTDYSKFESERPREF; this is translated from the exons ATGGTTCTTTCAGTCATCAGGAAAGCACCCGAG GTTATTCCCTTAGTTGTGATCGTTGGAGGTGCGTGCACGGCCGGTATTGGTTTTACAATCAGACAAGCTGTGAAAAATCCTGACGCTAG ttggGACAGAAAAAATAACCAACATCCGTGGCTGAACATCAAAGCCAACGAACAAGTCAAG CTGTATAGCCATACTGATTACTCAAAGTTTGAGAGCGAAAGACCAAGGGAATTCTGA